Proteins encoded within one genomic window of Pygocentrus nattereri isolate fPygNat1 chromosome 9, fPygNat1.pri, whole genome shotgun sequence:
- the LOC108414583 gene encoding transcription factor PU.1, whose protein sequence is MLTSLEPLQYLQELHPCGPSAGEMELEVIEEYLQEHSGEEPRAQSRTEGEIIIAENSWWGRFAYEWQYGGTSRAEDRTTRQQQWPSQYSTNEWGEHCVYEAPFLSDSDSHCSSVCPEFPPSPPTGGQRTSAWETLPITPLTGKRKERLFQFLYEMLQSPDMRSCIWWVQSANGTFQFSSQNKEKLAEMWGKRKGNRKTMTYQKMARALRNYSRTGEICKVKRKLTYQFNERTLRGLQSSSQKFS, encoded by the exons ATGCTGACCAGCCTTGAACCG CTCCAATACCTGCAGGAGCTGCATCCTTGTGGGCCGTCAGCTGGAGAGATGGAGCTGGAGGTCATTGAGGAGTATCTGCAGGAGCACTCAGGAGAAGAACCCAGAGCACAGAGCCGAACCGAAGGGGAGATCATCATTGCAG AGAACAGCTGGTGGGGGAGGTTTGCATATGAGTGGCAGTATGGCGGCACATCCAGAGCAGAGGACAGAACCACCAGGCAGCAGCAGTGGCCCAGCCAGTACAGTACCAACGAGTGG GGCGAGCACTGTGTGTATGAAGCTCCGTTCCTCAGTGACTCTGACTCCCACTGCAGCTCTGTCTGCCCAGAGTTTCCCCCATCACCCCCTACAGGTGGCCAAAGAACTTCAGCCTGGGAGACGCTACCCATCACCCCACTGACTG GTAAAAGAAAAGAGCGTTTATTTCAGTTTCTGTATGAGATGCTGCAGAGTCCCGACATGCGCAGCTGCATTTGGTGGGTTCAGTCGGCAAATGGAACCTTCCAGTTCTCCTCACAGAACAAAGAGAAACTGGCGGAAATGTGGGGGAAACGCAAAGGAAACCGCAAAACCATGACCTACCAGAAAATGGCTCGAGCTCTACGGAATTACTCGCGCACCGGAGAAATCTGCAAAGTCAAACGCAAGCTGACCTACCAGTTCAATGAGAGAACACTGAGGGGCCTCCAGAGCAGCTCCCAAAAATTCAGCTAA